Proteins encoded by one window of Juglans regia cultivar Chandler chromosome 15, Walnut 2.0, whole genome shotgun sequence:
- the LOC109000833 gene encoding NADP-dependent glyceraldehyde-3-phosphate dehydrogenase-like, which yields MAGTGVFAEILDGEVYKYYTEGEWKRSSSGKSVAIINPTTRKTQFKVQACTQEEVNKVMETAKSAQKSWAKTPLWKRAELLHKAAAILKEHKAPIAECLVKEIAKPAKDSVTEVVRSGDLVSYCAEEGVRILGEGKFLVSDSFPGNERTKYCLTSKIPLGVVLAIPPFNYPVNLACSKIAPALIAGNSIVLKPPTQGAVAALHMVRCFHLAGFPKGLISCVTGKGSEIGDFLTMHPGVNCISFTGGDTGIAISKKAGMVPLQMELGGKDACIVLEDADLDLVAANIIKGGFSYSGQRCTAVKVILVMESVADALVEKVKARVAKLTVGPPEDDCDITPVVSESSANYIEGLVKDAKQKGVTFCQEYRREGNLIWPLLLDNVRPDMRIAWEEPFGPVLPVIRISSVEEGIHHCNASNFGLQGCVFTRDINKAMLISDAMETGTVQINSAPARGPDHFPFQGIKDSGIGSQGITNSIDMMTKVKTTVINLPAPSYTMG from the exons ATGGCTGGGACTGGAGTGTTTGCAGAGATTTTAGATGGAGAAGTGTACAAGTACTACACTGAAGGAGAGTGGAAGAGATCCTCTTCCGGAAAGAGTGTTGCTATCATCAACCCGACTACGCGAAAGACTCAGTTTAAGGTTCAAG CTTGTACACAAGAAGAGGTAAATAAGGTCATGGAAACGGCAAAAAGTGCTCAGAAATCATGGGCAAAGACTCCTCTTTGGAAGAGAGCAGAACTCCTTCACAAGGCAGCTGCAATCCTCAAAGAGCACAAAGCTCCAATTGCTGAGTGTCTTGTAAAAGAAATCGCAAAACCAGCTAAAGATTCAGTGACTGAG GTGGTGAGGTCTGGGGATCTGGTTTCTTACTGTGCTGAAGAGGGGGTTAGGATTCTTGGAGAGGGAAAGTTCTTAGTTTCTGACAGTTTTCCTGGAAATGAGAGAACCAAGTACTGCTTGACTTCTAAG ATTCCACTTGGGGTGGTTTTAGCCATTCCGCCGTTTAACTATCCTGTCAACCTTGCTTGTTCAAAGATTGCTCCTGCACTGATAGCTGGAAACTCTATTGTGCTCAAACCTCCAACTCAG GGTGCTGTTGCTGCTCTTCATATGGTGCGCTGCTTTCACTTGGCTGGCTTTCCTAAGGGCCTTATAAGCTGTGTCACTGGGAAAGGCTCTGAGATTGGTGACTTCCTTACTATGCATCCTGGGGTGAACTGTATTAG CTTCACTGGTGGAGACACAGGTATTGCAATTTCAAAAAAGGCAGGAATGGTTCCTCTGCAGATGGAACTGGGAGGAAAAGATGCCTGCATTGTACTTGAGGATGCTGACCTAGATTTGGTAGCAGCAAACATAATAAAAGGAGGCTTTTCTTACAG TGGTCAAAGATGCACTGCTGTTAAGGTCATTTTGGTGATGGAGTCTGTTGCTGATGCTTTGGTTGAGAAAGTGAAGGCCAGAGTGGCAAAACTGACTGTTGGCCCCCCCGAGGATGACTGTGATATCACCCCAGTGGTGTCAGAATCATCAGCCAATTACATTGAAGGGTTGGTTAAGGATGCCAAACAAAAGGGAGTGACATTTTGCCAAGAGTACAGAAGAGAGGGCAACCTTATCTGGCCCTTGTTGTTAGATAATGTTAGACCTGATATGAGGATTGCATGGGAGGAACCATTTGGACCAGTCTTGCCAGTAATCAGGATCAGTTCTGTAGAAGAAGGAATCCACCATTGCAATGCTAGCAATTTTGGACTTCAG GGCTGTGTCTTCACTAGAGACATCAACAAAGCAATGTTGATCAGTGATGCAATGGAGACTGGGACGGTACAGATAAACTCAGCACCAGCTCGTGGACcagatcattttcctttccag GGTATAAAGGATAGTGGAATTGGGTCACAAGGAATTACCAACAGCATTGACATGATGACTAAGGTCAAGACCACCGTCATCAATTTACCAGCCCCTTCATACACCATGGGCTAA
- the LOC109000847 gene encoding 40S ribosomal protein S12-like, translated as MCSSRTTSLSSASGFQCRSAKDRLQGSDILFGHQPEMSGEEGSVATETTAAPLGETMDIMTALQLVLRKSLAHSGLARGLHEGAKVIEKHAAQLCVLAEDCDQPDYFKLVKALCADHNVKLMTVPSAKNLGEWAGLCKIDSEGKARKVVGCSCVVVKDFGEQTEGYNVIQEYVKSH; from the exons ATGTGCTCATCTCGAACGACATCTCTCTCCTCAGCGAGCGGATTTCAGTGCAGATCTGCAAAAGACCGTCTTCAAG GAAGTGACATCTTATTTGGCCATCAACCAGAAATGTCGGG AGAAGAAGGTTCTGTTGCAACTGAGACTACGGCTGCACCTCTGGGTGAAACCATGGATATCATGACTGCCTTGCAGCTTGTTTTGAGGAAGTCACTTGCTCATAGTGGGCTTGCAAGAGGGCTCCACGAAGGTGCCAAGGTGATTGAAAAGCATGCTGCGCAGCTCTGTGTGTTAGCCGAGGATTGTGACCAGCCAGATTACTTTAAACTGGTGAAGGCTCTTTGTGCTGATCACAATGTCAAACTAATGACAGTGCCTAGTGCTAAAAATCTCGGGGAGTGGGCCGGC CTGTGTAAAATTGACTCTGAAGGGAAAGCAAGAAAGGTGGTTGGTTGCTCCTGCGTCGTAGTGAAG GATTTTGGAGAGCAGACAGAGGGTTACAATGTTATTCAGGAATATGTGAAGTCCCATTAG
- the LOC109000831 gene encoding bHLH transcription factor RHL1-like, which produces MQPCSREMQGINSLLNPTQISLQDLHDQQQQQQSQIQSSQIHHQVQNSHFDPTSHDDFLEQMFSTIPPPSCSWSDLNPAKTPAAWDLKPRDLSDDTAPLNPDNNNNVAFQFDDSANLASKLRNHQISGSAKSAAAAAAMMLQQQLLMSRGVAGAGDSGLIPMPLSLGSADDNVDGSSSFKSPNLRAHDDSVQALFNGFAGSMHGPGQTPNQTQHFHHSQGGPVQGQNYGSPAAAMNQAPASGSAGSAPAQPRQRVRARRGQATDPHSIAERLRRERIAERMKALQELVPNANKTDKASMLDEIIDYVKFLQLQVKVLSMSRLGGAAAVAPLVADMSPEGGGDCVQAGGGNGGAQRNQTASSNDTLMVTEHQVAKLMEEDMGSAMQYLQGKGLCLMPISLATAISTATCHSRNPTNRPVLQPNGGEGPSSPSMSVLTVQSATLGNGTVDASVKDSTSVSKT; this is translated from the exons ATGCAACCCTGTAGCAGAGAAATGCAAGGAATTAACTCTCTCTTAAACCCAACTCAAATCTCTCTTCAAGACCTCCAtgaccaacaacaacaacaacagtcACAGATCCAGAGCTCTCAGATTCACCACCAGGTCCAGAACTCCCACTTCGACCCCACCTCTCATGACGACTTCTTGGAGCAAATGTTCTCCACCATCCCTCCTCCTTCCTGCTCCTGGTCCGACCTCAACCCCGCCAAGACCCCTGCCGCCTGGGACCTCAAGCCCAGAGACCTCTCCGACGATACGGCGCCGCTCAACCCTGACAACAACAACAATGTTGCTTTCCAGTTCGACGATTCCGCCAACCTCGCTTCCAAGCTCCGCAATCACCAGATTAGTGGCTCGGCCAAGTCTGCGGCCGCCGCGGCTGCCATGATGCTCCAGCAGCAGCTTTTGATGTCCAGGGGTGTGGCCGGAGCAGGAGATTCTGGGCTGATTCCAATGCCACTGTCGTTGGGGTCCGCAGACGACAACGTTGATGGTTCGTCGTCCTTCAAATCTCCCAACCTG agaGCCCATGATGATTCTGTTCAGGCTCTGTTTAACGGTTTTGCTGGATCTATGCACGGGCCAGGTCAAACACCTAATCAGACTCAGCATTTTCACCATTCTCAG GGCGGACCGGTACAGGGGCAGAACTACGGGTCTCCGGCTGCGGCGATGAACCAAGCACCGGCAAGTGGTTCGGCCGGAAGTGCGCCGGCTCAGCCTAGACAGAGGGTGAGGGCTCGGCGAGGTCAAGCCACTGACCCACACAGCATCGCCGAACGA TTACGGAGGGAGAGAATCGCTGAGCGAATGAAAGCCCTGCAGGAACTTGTTCCCAATGCCAACAAG ACAGACAAGGCTTCAATGCTGGATGAGATCATAGATTACGTGAAATTCCTCCAGCTTCAAGTCAag GTTCTGAGCATGAGCAGATTGGGCGGTGCAGCCGCTGTTGCTCCCCTTGTTGCCGATATGTCACCTGAG GGTGGCGGTGACTGTGTTCAAGCTGGTGGCGGCAATGGTGGGGCCCAGCgcaaccaaacggcgtcgtctAACGACACCCTGATGGTGACTGAACACCAGGTTGCGAAGCTGATGGAAGAAGACATGGGCTCCGCCATGCAATACCTTCAGGGAAAGGGTCTCTGCCTCATGCCCATTTCCCTGGCCACGGCGATCTCCACTGCCACATGTCACTCCAGGAACCCCACCAACCGCCCAGTACTCCAACCCAACGGTGGCGAGGGTCCCTCTTCCCCCAGCATGTCCGTTTTGACCGTCCAGTCTGCCACCCTCGGTAACGGTACTGTCGACGCCTCCGTCAAGGACTCCACCTCCGTTTCCAAGACGTGA